In Mycobacterium sp. Aquia_216, a genomic segment contains:
- a CDS encoding AAA family ATPase, translating to MPAGTTTAQCEAVLDEIERVVVGKRSALTLILTAVLARGHVLIEDLPGLGKTLIARSFAAALGLRFTRVQFTPDLLPADLLGSTIYDMQSGRFAFRAGPIFTNLLLADEINRTPPKTQAALLEAMAEGQVSIDGETHKLPTPFIVLATDNPIEYEGTYPLPEAQLDRFAMRLELRYLSERDETSMLRRRLERGSAEPTVNQVVHGDDLLAMRESVEQVSVHEDVLHYVVSLATATRHHPQVSVGASPRAELDLVQLARARALLLGRDYVIPEDVKALAIAAVAHRITLRPEMWVRKIQGADVVGELLRRLPVPRTSEGAG from the coding sequence ATGCCAGCCGGTACGACCACCGCACAGTGTGAGGCCGTGCTCGACGAAATCGAACGCGTGGTGGTAGGCAAGCGTTCCGCGCTGACCCTCATCCTCACCGCCGTTCTCGCGCGTGGCCATGTCCTCATCGAAGATCTACCGGGGCTGGGCAAGACATTGATCGCGAGATCTTTTGCCGCGGCACTGGGTCTGCGATTCACCCGGGTGCAGTTCACCCCCGACCTGCTGCCGGCCGACCTGCTCGGTTCGACGATCTACGACATGCAGTCGGGCCGCTTCGCGTTCCGCGCCGGCCCCATCTTCACCAACCTGCTGCTTGCCGACGAGATCAACCGCACTCCGCCAAAGACGCAGGCGGCGCTGCTCGAAGCGATGGCTGAAGGCCAGGTCAGCATCGACGGCGAAACCCACAAGCTGCCCACGCCTTTCATCGTTCTGGCGACCGACAACCCTATCGAGTACGAGGGCACCTACCCGCTGCCGGAGGCGCAACTGGACCGATTCGCGATGCGGCTGGAACTGCGATACCTCTCCGAGCGCGACGAGACCTCGATGCTACGGCGCCGTCTCGAACGTGGTTCGGCCGAACCGACGGTGAATCAGGTGGTGCACGGCGACGACCTGCTGGCGATGCGTGAATCGGTCGAGCAGGTGTCGGTGCACGAGGATGTCTTGCACTACGTGGTCTCGCTGGCCACCGCTACCCGGCATCATCCACAGGTCTCCGTCGGCGCCAGCCCGCGGGCCGAACTCGATTTGGTTCAACTCGCTCGTGCTCGTGCATTGCTGCTTGGTCGCGACTATGTGATCCCCGAGGACGTCAAGGCTCTCGCCATCGCGGCGGTCGCACACCGGATCACCCTGCGCCCGGAGATGTGGGTGCGCAAGATCCAGGGCGCCGACGTGGTCGGAGAACTGTTGCGGCGCTTGCCGGTACCCCGTACCAGCGAAGGCGCCGGATGA
- a CDS encoding DUF58 domain-containing protein, whose product MNGREVEFRWRASPLTRSIATCAGIALVAAVIGAHWQLVAFAAPLLGVLCSISWQHRVPKIGVHGEPASQRCFEGEHARVTLSVTKEAGVPGAWAVELTVPAVEGMQLDYLDPDSRHTKTVVGMAQRWGRYPVRARVDAVARGGLLTGTAIVDAADVIVFPLTPPQSTPIPRTELLDRLGAHLTRHIGPGVEYADIRSYVPGDQLRTVNWPVSARRGQLHVTERLTDRAADVVVLIDGYRQPAGPATDAAERVVRGAAQVVQTALRYGDRAGIVALGGNRPRWLGADIGQRQFYRVLDTVLGAGDRFENNTGTLAPRAAVPAGAIVVAFSTLLDTEFALALIDLRRRGHVVIAVDTLDVSPFEGEQDPLVDRLWALQRSAMYRDMATIGVDIVSWQEDQPLEQSMGVLPDRRHRVRGRLRG is encoded by the coding sequence GTGAACGGCCGCGAAGTCGAGTTCCGCTGGCGCGCATCGCCACTGACGCGGTCGATCGCGACCTGCGCGGGTATTGCGCTGGTTGCGGCCGTGATCGGCGCGCATTGGCAGCTCGTTGCGTTCGCGGCGCCATTGCTCGGCGTGCTGTGTTCGATCAGCTGGCAACACCGTGTGCCGAAGATCGGAGTGCATGGGGAACCGGCGTCGCAGCGTTGCTTCGAAGGAGAGCACGCGCGAGTGACGCTCTCGGTGACGAAGGAAGCCGGGGTGCCTGGCGCCTGGGCAGTCGAACTCACCGTACCCGCGGTCGAGGGCATGCAGCTCGACTATCTCGATCCGGATTCGCGGCACACGAAAACCGTTGTTGGAATGGCGCAACGCTGGGGTCGATACCCGGTCCGGGCCCGAGTCGACGCCGTCGCGCGCGGTGGGCTGCTCACCGGCACGGCGATCGTCGATGCCGCCGATGTGATCGTGTTTCCGCTGACGCCGCCGCAGTCGACGCCGATCCCGCGAACCGAGTTGCTCGACCGCCTCGGAGCCCACCTAACCCGGCATATCGGTCCGGGAGTCGAATACGCCGATATTCGTTCCTACGTTCCGGGTGACCAACTGCGGACGGTGAATTGGCCGGTGAGCGCGCGTCGCGGCCAGCTGCATGTGACGGAGCGGCTGACCGACCGTGCCGCCGACGTGGTGGTACTGATCGACGGGTATCGGCAGCCGGCGGGCCCGGCGACCGATGCCGCCGAACGGGTGGTGCGCGGTGCGGCTCAGGTGGTGCAGACGGCGCTGCGCTACGGCGATCGCGCCGGGATCGTCGCGCTCGGCGGTAATCGCCCGCGGTGGCTCGGCGCCGACATCGGCCAGCGTCAATTCTATCGTGTGCTCGACACCGTACTCGGCGCGGGTGATCGATTCGAAAACAACACCGGGACACTGGCACCGCGTGCAGCCGTTCCAGCCGGGGCGATCGTCGTCGCTTTCTCCACGCTGCTCGACACGGAATTCGCACTGGCGCTGATCGATTTGCGCAGACGCGGTCACGTCGTGATCGCCGTTGACACCCTTGATGTTTCACCGTTCGAAGGTGAACAGGACCCGCTGGTGGATCGGCTGTGGGCGTTGCAGCGCTCCGCAATGTATCGAGATATGGCGACCATCGGTGTTGACATCGTCTCCTGGCAGGAGGATCAACCCCTGGAGCAGTCGATGGGCGTACTCCCGGATCGCCGCCACCGGGTGCGGGGAAGGCTGCGGGGGTAG
- a CDS encoding GMC family oxidoreductase: MSHRPQRTDFIVVGAGASGSVVARRLLDRGYSVHVLEAGAADINPDIHSSSGWPALLHGAADWAFMTAPQRHANNRRLYWPRGKVLGGSSSLNGQIYVRGHSSDYNEWAQLGCTGWDFNSVFGLFLRSEDYVDGANPWHGSGGPLPVERITRPNPTSIAFIEGAKALGHRVVDDFNGPNQVGVGFTQVTTRNGRRASAWQSFMGPVLENPRLTVTTGALVHQVMIRGGRAVGVQYCVDGQILQASAECEVVLSAGTLGSPKLLLLSGIGPAEHLAEMGVRVSVDLPGVGENLHDHLLVSNVYEASRPMEPAHHNLLECQLFTCSAYWRGPGPDLQPLFIHTVYPAEGYPVPRNGYTIAPGIIRPRSRGTLRLASTDPAAAPWCDPNVLAEPYDLEALVDAVELCREIGAGPAFSDWRSAEVAPGPAARTRDDLREYVRRAVGTYHNQVGTCRMGVDDDAVVAPDLKVRGIDGLRVADASVMPSITGGNTNAPAIMIGEKASDLIAGAPASRKRNGVTAGTVRRDRRGRAAVAGRFPGRR; the protein is encoded by the coding sequence GTGAGTCACCGGCCACAGAGGACCGATTTCATCGTGGTGGGCGCGGGCGCGTCGGGCAGTGTCGTTGCGCGCCGGTTGCTGGACCGCGGCTACTCGGTGCATGTGCTGGAGGCCGGTGCTGCCGACATCAACCCCGATATCCATTCCAGTTCCGGATGGCCCGCGCTCCTGCACGGCGCTGCGGACTGGGCGTTCATGACTGCCCCGCAACGGCACGCCAACAATCGGCGCCTGTATTGGCCGCGAGGGAAGGTGTTGGGTGGCAGCAGCTCGCTCAACGGCCAGATCTACGTCCGGGGTCACAGTAGCGACTACAACGAGTGGGCTCAACTCGGCTGTACGGGTTGGGATTTCAACAGCGTATTCGGTCTGTTTCTGCGTTCGGAGGACTACGTGGACGGCGCGAATCCCTGGCACGGTTCGGGCGGACCGTTACCGGTGGAGCGCATCACTCGACCGAATCCGACGTCGATTGCCTTCATCGAGGGCGCGAAGGCCTTGGGCCACCGGGTCGTCGACGATTTCAATGGCCCGAACCAGGTCGGCGTCGGTTTCACCCAAGTGACCACCCGCAACGGACGCCGGGCCAGCGCATGGCAGAGCTTCATGGGCCCGGTGCTGGAGAATCCGCGACTGACCGTCACCACGGGCGCACTTGTGCACCAGGTCATGATCCGCGGCGGTCGCGCGGTCGGAGTGCAATACTGCGTGGACGGGCAGATTCTTCAGGCCTCGGCTGAGTGCGAAGTGGTACTGAGTGCGGGCACGCTGGGATCGCCAAAGCTGTTGTTGCTCAGTGGCATTGGACCTGCCGAGCATCTCGCTGAAATGGGCGTGCGGGTCTCCGTCGATCTTCCCGGGGTGGGGGAGAACCTGCACGACCATCTTCTGGTGAGCAATGTCTACGAGGCGTCTCGGCCGATGGAGCCAGCACATCACAACCTGCTCGAGTGTCAACTGTTCACCTGCAGCGCATATTGGCGGGGCCCGGGTCCCGATCTGCAGCCGCTGTTCATCCACACGGTGTACCCGGCCGAGGGCTATCCCGTGCCCCGCAACGGATACACGATTGCGCCCGGCATCATTCGTCCCCGATCGCGGGGCACACTTCGGCTGGCGTCGACCGATCCGGCGGCCGCACCGTGGTGTGATCCCAATGTCCTGGCCGAACCATACGACCTCGAGGCGCTGGTCGATGCGGTGGAGCTCTGCCGCGAGATCGGGGCCGGTCCCGCGTTCAGCGACTGGCGGTCTGCGGAGGTTGCACCGGGGCCGGCAGCGCGTACGCGTGACGACCTCCGCGAATACGTGCGACGCGCCGTCGGCACTTACCATAATCAAGTCGGAACCTGCCGTATGGGCGTCGACGATGACGCCGTGGTAGCACCAGATCTCAAGGTGCGTGGGATCGATGGACTGCGAGTCGCCGACGCGTCGGTCATGCCGTCCATCACGGGTGGCAACACCAACGCGCCGGCGATCATGATTGGTGAGAAGGCATCCGACCTGATCGCGGGAGCACCCGCGAGTCGGAAACGTAACGGCGTTACTGCAGGAACTGTGCGGCGTGATCGGCGAGGTCGAGCAGCGGTTGCGGGAAGATTCCCAGGCCGACGGTGA
- the nuoN gene encoding NADH-quinone oxidoreductase subunit NuoN, translating into MTLPTPSIEYFLLCPMLIVFGIAVVGVLAEAFLPRNIRYLSQVTLALAGLIAAFVADIAVSRSLPASGRSAVLGAVAIDRPTLYLQGTVVLVAVMAVIFIAERSNIAQTANKVAVATGVPGHSSGLDSFTPQASAVPGSDAEREAERAGAAQTELFPLLMLSVGGMMVFPAANDLLTMFVALEVLSLPLYLMCGLARHRRLLSQEAAMKYFLLGAFSSAFFLYGVALIYGATGTLLLPGIRDAFAAHGDSSMALVGVALLSVGLLFKVGAVPFHSWIPDVYQGAPTPITGFMAAATKVAAFGALLRVVYVALPPLHEQWRPVLWAISILTMAVGTLTAVNQVDVKRMLAYSSVAHVGFILTGVIADNQAGLAATLFYLVAYSFSTVGAFAIVGLIRNSDGVEDATLSHWAGLGQRSPIVGVMLSMFLLAFAGIPLTSGFISKLTVFKAAAQGGAVPLIIVGVIASGVAAYFYVRVIVLMFFTEPTDDTPQVVAPGILSKIAIALCAAITVGLGIFPQPLLDLADHAAQFLQ; encoded by the coding sequence ATGACCCTTCCCACCCCCAGCATCGAGTACTTCCTGCTGTGCCCGATGTTGATCGTCTTCGGCATCGCAGTGGTCGGCGTGCTGGCTGAAGCGTTCCTGCCCAGAAACATTCGCTACCTCTCGCAGGTAACGCTGGCCCTCGCTGGTTTGATCGCGGCATTCGTCGCCGACATCGCGGTCAGCCGTTCTCTTCCGGCATCAGGTCGCAGCGCGGTGCTGGGCGCGGTGGCCATCGACCGGCCGACGCTGTATCTGCAAGGCACCGTGGTGCTGGTGGCCGTCATGGCCGTCATCTTCATCGCCGAACGCAGCAACATCGCCCAGACCGCCAACAAGGTCGCCGTCGCGACGGGAGTACCCGGGCATTCTTCGGGATTGGATTCCTTTACCCCGCAGGCATCCGCGGTCCCCGGCAGTGACGCCGAGCGCGAGGCCGAGCGCGCCGGAGCCGCGCAGACCGAGCTCTTCCCGCTGCTGATGCTGTCCGTCGGCGGCATGATGGTGTTCCCGGCGGCCAACGACTTGCTGACGATGTTCGTCGCACTGGAAGTGCTGTCGCTGCCGCTGTATCTGATGTGTGGGCTGGCACGTCACCGCCGACTGCTCTCGCAGGAAGCGGCGATGAAGTACTTTCTGCTGGGCGCGTTCTCGTCGGCGTTCTTCCTCTACGGGGTGGCGTTGATCTACGGTGCGACCGGCACGCTGCTTCTGCCCGGTATCCGGGATGCGTTTGCGGCCCATGGCGATAGCTCGATGGCGTTGGTCGGCGTCGCGCTGTTGTCGGTCGGCCTGTTGTTCAAAGTGGGCGCGGTGCCGTTCCATTCGTGGATTCCCGACGTGTACCAGGGCGCGCCCACGCCGATCACCGGGTTCATGGCCGCGGCCACCAAGGTCGCGGCATTCGGCGCGCTACTGCGAGTCGTGTACGTCGCGTTGCCACCGCTGCACGAGCAGTGGCGTCCTGTGCTGTGGGCGATTTCAATCCTGACCATGGCCGTCGGTACCCTCACCGCCGTCAACCAGGTCGATGTCAAACGGATGCTGGCCTATTCGTCGGTCGCCCACGTCGGTTTCATCCTCACCGGTGTGATCGCCGACAACCAGGCGGGTCTTGCGGCGACATTGTTCTACCTCGTCGCCTACAGCTTCAGCACGGTCGGCGCGTTCGCCATCGTCGGTCTGATTCGCAACTCCGACGGCGTCGAGGACGCCACCCTGTCGCACTGGGCCGGGCTCGGGCAGCGTTCCCCCATTGTGGGCGTGATGCTTTCGATGTTTTTGCTGGCCTTCGCCGGTATCCCACTGACCAGTGGATTCATCAGCAAGCTCACGGTGTTCAAGGCCGCCGCCCAGGGCGGTGCGGTGCCGTTGATCATCGTCGGTGTGATCGCCAGCGGGGTCGCCGCCTACTTCTATGTACGCGTGATCGTGCTGATGTTCTTCACCGAACCGACCGATGACACGCCGCAGGTTGTGGCGCCGGGCATCCTGAGCAAGATCGCGATCGCGCTGTGCGCCGCGATCACCGTCGGCCTGGGAATCTTCCCGCAACCGCTGCTCGACCTCGCCGATCACGCCGCACAGTTCCTGCAGTAA
- a CDS encoding NADH-quinone oxidoreductase subunit M, producing MVNVPWLSVLWLVPLAGSVLIILLPPGMRQFAKWTGVVVSVLTLAVALVVALGFKTGGAPYQFLEKHPWIPAFGAGYNLGVDGIAVVLVLLTAILIPLLLVAGWNDGGEGTRGVHAYVALTLAIESMVLISVIALDVLLFYVFFEAMLIPMYFLIGGFGKGTGRSRAAVKFLLYNLFGGLIMLAAVIGLYVVTAQHGSGTFDFREIVTGISSGRFAGVDPAVFKALFLGFMFAFAVKAPLWPFHRWLPDAAVEATPATAVLITAVMDKVGTFGMLRYCLQLFPDASTFFRPLIVTLAIIGVIYGAVVAIGQTDMMRLIAYTSISHFGFIIAGIFVMTTQGQSGSTLYMLNHGLSTAAVFLIAGFLVTRRGSRLIADYGGVQKVAPILAGTFLVSAMATLSLPGLAPFISEFLVLLGTFNRYWLAGAFGVTALVLAAIYMLWLYQRVMTGPVAEGNEKITDLRARELLVVAPLMALLFVLGVYPKPVLDIINPAVDHTMVTIGQHDPAPRVTHPVLGATPRTAEGPHQ from the coding sequence GTGGTGAACGTTCCGTGGCTGAGCGTGCTGTGGCTGGTCCCGCTGGCGGGTTCCGTGCTCATCATCCTGTTGCCGCCGGGGATGCGGCAGTTCGCCAAGTGGACCGGCGTGGTGGTCAGCGTCCTGACGCTTGCGGTCGCGCTCGTCGTCGCGCTCGGATTCAAGACCGGCGGCGCCCCTTACCAATTCCTGGAGAAGCACCCCTGGATACCCGCGTTCGGCGCCGGCTACAACCTTGGCGTGGACGGGATCGCGGTGGTCCTGGTGCTGTTGACCGCCATTCTGATTCCGCTGTTATTGGTGGCGGGCTGGAACGACGGCGGTGAGGGCACCCGAGGTGTGCACGCCTACGTCGCCTTGACGCTGGCCATCGAGTCGATGGTGCTGATCTCGGTGATCGCACTCGACGTCTTGCTGTTCTATGTGTTCTTCGAGGCGATGCTGATCCCGATGTACTTCCTGATCGGTGGCTTCGGTAAGGGAACCGGGCGGTCGCGCGCCGCGGTGAAGTTCTTGCTGTACAACCTGTTCGGCGGCCTGATCATGCTGGCGGCGGTGATCGGGCTGTATGTCGTGACCGCGCAGCACGGTTCGGGTACCTTCGACTTCCGCGAAATCGTGACCGGCATCTCCTCGGGCCGATTCGCCGGCGTGGACCCGGCCGTGTTCAAGGCGCTGTTCCTGGGTTTCATGTTCGCGTTCGCCGTCAAGGCCCCGCTGTGGCCGTTCCATCGTTGGTTGCCCGACGCCGCCGTCGAGGCGACTCCCGCGACCGCGGTGTTGATCACCGCGGTGATGGACAAGGTAGGCACGTTCGGGATGCTGCGCTACTGCCTGCAGCTGTTCCCTGATGCGTCAACATTTTTCCGGCCGCTCATCGTGACGTTAGCCATCATCGGGGTGATCTACGGTGCGGTCGTCGCGATCGGGCAAACCGACATGATGCGCCTGATCGCCTATACCTCCATCTCACACTTCGGGTTCATCATCGCCGGCATTTTCGTGATGACGACCCAGGGGCAGAGCGGTTCGACGCTGTACATGCTCAACCATGGGCTGTCCACGGCGGCGGTGTTCCTGATCGCGGGATTCCTGGTGACACGACGCGGCAGCAGGTTGATCGCGGATTACGGCGGCGTCCAGAAGGTCGCGCCGATTCTGGCCGGCACCTTCCTGGTCTCGGCCATGGCCACCCTGTCACTGCCCGGCCTGGCACCGTTCATCAGTGAATTCCTGGTCCTGCTGGGCACTTTCAACCGGTACTGGCTGGCCGGTGCGTTCGGGGTGACCGCGTTGGTCCTGGCGGCGATCTACATGCTGTGGCTCTACCAGCGGGTGATGACCGGGCCGGTGGCCGAAGGCAACGAGAAGATCACTGATCTGCGGGCCCGGGAGCTGCTCGTCGTCGCACCGTTGATGGCGTTGCTATTCGTTCTCGGCGTCTATCCCAAGCCGGTGCTCGACATCATCAATCCCGCCGTGGACCACACCATGGTCACCATCGGCCAGCATGATCCCGCGCCGAGGGTGACCCATCCGGTTTTGGGGGCGACCCCCCGTACAGCCGAAGGACCGCACCAATGA
- the nuoL gene encoding NADH-quinone oxidoreductase subunit L, whose translation MAHFTWLLVALPLAGATVLLFGGRRTDAWGHWLGVVAALGAFGVGTALLSELLSRDSEHRAIHQTVFTWIPVNQFQVDFGLQIDQLSVCFVLLISGVGSLIHIYSVAYMAEDPDRRRFFGYLNLFLASMLLLVVADNYLVLYVGWEGVGLASYLLIGFWYHKPSAATAAKKAFVMNRVGDAGLALGMFLMFSTFGTLSYAGVFAAAPAASRGVLTAMGLLLLLGACAKSAQVPLQAWLGDAMEGPTPVSALIHAATMVTAGVYLIVRSNPLYNLAPGAQLGVVLVGAVTLLFGAFIGCAKDDIKRALAASTMSQIGYMVLAAGLGPAGYAFAIMHLLTHGFFKAGLFLGSGSIIHAMHEEQDMRRYGGLRAALPVTFITFGLGYLAIIGVPPFAGFYSKDAIIEAALGVGGVRGYTLGGAALLGAGITAFYMTRVMLMTFFGEKRWAPGSHPHEAPALMSGPMILLAFGSVFSGGLFAIGGTLPHWLEPVVGAHEESTHILPAWVSTTLALAVVAVGILVAYQKYGRSEIPRVAPVQVSALTTAARRDLYGDAFNEEVFMRPGAQLTDALVEVDNEGVDGSVNALAALVGRTSNRLRGLQTGFARSYALEMLAGATLLVAAILAVQLW comes from the coding sequence ATCGCACACTTCACCTGGCTGCTCGTGGCACTACCGCTGGCGGGCGCCACAGTCTTGCTGTTCGGCGGCAGACGCACCGACGCGTGGGGACATTGGCTGGGCGTCGTCGCAGCACTGGGGGCATTCGGGGTGGGCACCGCGCTGCTGTCGGAGTTGCTGAGCCGAGACAGTGAGCACCGCGCCATCCACCAGACAGTGTTCACCTGGATTCCGGTCAACCAATTCCAGGTCGACTTCGGGCTGCAGATCGACCAGTTATCCGTGTGCTTCGTGCTGCTGATCTCCGGCGTTGGATCGCTCATCCACATCTACTCGGTCGCCTACATGGCCGAAGATCCGGACCGCCGAAGGTTTTTCGGATATCTCAACCTGTTCCTCGCTTCGATGCTGCTGCTCGTCGTCGCCGACAACTACCTGGTGCTCTACGTCGGTTGGGAAGGCGTCGGTCTGGCGTCCTACCTGCTGATCGGTTTCTGGTACCACAAGCCGTCGGCGGCCACGGCCGCCAAGAAGGCGTTCGTGATGAACCGGGTCGGCGACGCCGGCCTGGCCCTGGGCATGTTCTTGATGTTCAGCACGTTCGGGACCCTTTCGTATGCCGGAGTTTTCGCCGCCGCGCCGGCCGCCAGTCGCGGCGTACTGACGGCGATGGGGTTACTGCTGCTGCTGGGCGCCTGCGCCAAGTCCGCCCAGGTCCCGCTGCAAGCCTGGTTGGGTGACGCGATGGAAGGCCCGACCCCGGTGTCCGCTCTGATCCACGCCGCCACCATGGTGACCGCCGGTGTGTACCTGATCGTGCGGTCCAACCCGCTCTATAACCTCGCTCCCGGTGCCCAGCTCGGCGTGGTCCTCGTCGGCGCGGTCACGCTGCTGTTCGGGGCGTTCATCGGTTGCGCCAAGGACGACATCAAGCGTGCGCTAGCGGCGTCGACGATGAGCCAGATCGGCTACATGGTGCTGGCCGCGGGCCTCGGACCGGCCGGTTACGCGTTCGCGATCATGCACCTGCTCACGCACGGCTTCTTCAAGGCCGGACTGTTCCTCGGGTCGGGCTCGATCATTCACGCGATGCACGAAGAGCAGGACATGCGCCGTTACGGTGGGCTGCGCGCCGCCCTGCCCGTCACGTTCATCACCTTCGGGCTGGGTTATCTGGCAATCATCGGTGTGCCGCCGTTCGCGGGCTTCTATTCCAAGGACGCCATCATCGAGGCGGCGCTGGGCGTCGGCGGCGTGCGCGGCTACACGCTGGGCGGAGCCGCGCTGCTGGGCGCGGGCATCACCGCGTTCTACATGACCCGGGTGATGCTGATGACCTTCTTCGGCGAAAAGCGTTGGGCGCCAGGTAGTCACCCGCACGAAGCACCGGCCCTGATGTCCGGCCCGATGATTCTGCTCGCTTTTGGCTCGGTGTTCTCCGGCGGCCTATTCGCCATCGGGGGCACCCTGCCGCACTGGCTGGAACCGGTCGTCGGTGCGCACGAGGAAAGCACACACATCCTGCCGGCCTGGGTCAGCACCACGCTGGCACTGGCGGTGGTGGCGGTCGGAATCCTGGTGGCTTATCAGAAGTACGGCAGGTCGGAGATTCCGAGAGTGGCTCCCGTTCAGGTGTCGGCACTCACCACGGCCGCACGTAGAGACCTATACGGCGATGCCTTCAACGAGGAGGTATTCATGCGCCCTGGCGCGCAGTTGACCGACGCGCTGGTCGAAGTCGACAACGAGGGTGTGGACGGTTCGGTCAACGCCCTGGCCGCACTGGTGGGCCGAACCTCGAATCGCTTGCGGGGGCTGCAAACCGGCTTCGCCCGCTCCTACGCATTAGAGATGTTGGCGGGCGCCACCCTGCTGGTCGCGGCGATCCTGGCGGTACAACTGTGGTGA
- the nuoK gene encoding NADH-quinone oxidoreductase subunit NuoK produces the protein MNPANYLYLSALLFTIGAAGVLLRRNAIVMFMCVELMLNAVNLAFVTFARMHGHLDGQMIAFFTMVVAACEVVIGLAIIMTIFRARKSASVDDANLLKG, from the coding sequence ATGAATCCGGCTAACTACCTTTACCTTTCGGCACTGCTGTTCACCATCGGGGCCGCGGGTGTGCTGCTGCGCCGCAACGCCATCGTGATGTTCATGTGCGTCGAGCTGATGCTCAACGCGGTCAACCTGGCGTTCGTCACCTTCGCGCGCATGCACGGCCACCTGGACGGACAGATGATCGCGTTCTTCACGATGGTGGTGGCCGCATGCGAGGTCGTCATCGGCCTGGCCATCATCATGACGATTTTCCGTGCCCGCAAATCAGCGTCGGTCGACGACGCGAACCTACTCAAAGGGTAG
- a CDS encoding NADH-quinone oxidoreductase subunit J, whose amino-acid sequence MLATTLATDAIVRTSTGEAVAFWVLGALAVIGAIGVVTAVNAVYSAMFLAMTMIILAIFYMIQDAVFLGVVQVVVYTGAVMMLFLFVLMLIGVDSAESLKETLRGQRVAAVITGVGFGILLVAAIGHVTTGGFVGLTTANANGNVEGLAALIFSRYLWAFELTSALLITAAVGAMVLAHRERFERRKTQRELSEERFRTGARATPLPNPGVYARHNAVDVAALLPDGSYSDLSVSSMLRTRGADGKSTPTPQAIKGGAS is encoded by the coding sequence GTGCTTGCCACCACATTGGCGACCGACGCCATCGTTCGCACCTCCACCGGCGAAGCGGTGGCCTTCTGGGTGCTGGGCGCCCTGGCCGTGATCGGCGCGATCGGGGTGGTCACGGCCGTCAACGCCGTGTACTCGGCGATGTTCCTGGCGATGACGATGATCATCCTGGCGATCTTCTACATGATCCAGGACGCAGTGTTCCTGGGCGTGGTTCAAGTCGTGGTCTATACCGGCGCGGTGATGATGCTGTTCCTATTCGTACTGATGCTGATCGGCGTGGACTCCGCGGAATCACTGAAGGAAACGCTGCGCGGACAGCGCGTCGCCGCGGTGATCACCGGAGTCGGGTTCGGCATTCTTCTGGTCGCAGCCATCGGCCATGTGACGACCGGGGGTTTCGTCGGACTGACCACCGCCAATGCCAACGGCAACGTCGAAGGCCTGGCGGCACTGATCTTTTCGCGTTACCTCTGGGCGTTCGAGCTGACCAGCGCGTTGCTGATCACGGCGGCGGTCGGGGCGATGGTGCTAGCGCACCGCGAGCGTTTCGAACGTCGCAAGACTCAGCGCGAACTTTCCGAGGAGCGGTTCCGAACCGGCGCGCGCGCGACGCCGCTGCCCAACCCGGGCGTCTACGCACGCCACAACGCGGTGGACGTGGCCGCGTTGCTGCCCGACGGCTCGTACTCGGACCTGTCGGTGTCGAGCATGTTGCGAACCCGCGGTGCGGACGGCAAGTCGACCCCCACCCCGCAAGCCATCAAAGGCGGAGCGTCATGA
- the nuoI gene encoding NADH-quinone oxidoreductase subunit NuoI, which yields MAKFLDAVAGFGVTFAAMFKKTVTEEYPEKPGPVAPRYHGRHQLNRYPDGLEKCIGCELCAWACPADAIYVEGADNTDEARFSPGERYGRVYQINYLRCIGCGLCIEACPTRALTMTNDYEMADDNRADLIYEKNRLLAPLLQDMLAPPHPRAEGATDKDYYQGNVTADGLRENQQAGDAR from the coding sequence GTGGCTAAATTCCTCGACGCCGTGGCCGGATTCGGCGTGACCTTCGCGGCGATGTTCAAAAAGACTGTCACCGAGGAGTATCCGGAGAAACCGGGTCCGGTCGCCCCGCGTTACCACGGCCGTCATCAACTCAACCGATACCCCGACGGCCTGGAGAAGTGCATCGGCTGCGAGCTGTGCGCCTGGGCTTGCCCCGCCGACGCGATCTACGTCGAGGGCGCCGACAACACCGACGAGGCAAGGTTCTCACCGGGAGAGCGCTACGGCCGGGTCTATCAGATCAACTATCTGCGGTGCATCGGCTGCGGACTGTGCATCGAGGCCTGCCCCACCCGCGCATTGACGATGACCAACGACTACGAGATGGCCGACGACAACCGCGCGGACCTGATCTACGAAAAGAACCGGCTGCTGGCCCCGCTGCTGCAAGACATGCTCGCGCCGCCGCACCCGCGGGCGGAAGGCGCCACCGACAAGGACTACTACCAAGGCAACGTCACCGCGGATGGCTTGCGCGAGAACCAGCAGGCGGGAGATGCCCGGTGA